Proteins co-encoded in one Nicotiana sylvestris chromosome 7, ASM39365v2, whole genome shotgun sequence genomic window:
- the LOC104248875 gene encoding probable pectinesterase 8, translated as MNPKAIIFPLFIAITAAFVSTNFTYFNCILNVNRRHHDHRHHSDGDKAKISICDKFSPNFPTIDTNTTSILCVDHNGCCNFTTVQAAVDAVGNFSAKRSLIWINNGIYFEKVIIPKTKPNITFQGQGYTTTAIVWNDTANSANGTFYSGSVQIFSTNFIAKNISFMNVAPMPGPGAVGAQAVAIRIAGDEAAFWGCGFFGAQDTLHDDRGRHYFKDCYIQGSIDFIFGNGKSLYENCQLISIASPVAAGVKSINGAVTAHGRATKDENSGFAFVNCTLGGTGRIWLGRAWRPYSTVVFANTYMTDIVAPEGWNDFNDPSRDQTIFYGEYNCSGAGSSMTLRAPYVQRLNDTQALPFLNSSFIDASLWLQSFTS; from the exons ATGAATCCTAAAGCCATAATTTTCCCACTTTTCATAGCAATAACTGCTGCTTTTGTATCAACAAATTTCACGTACTTCAACTGCATTCTTAATGTTAATCGACGCCATCACGATCATCGCCATCACTCCGATGGTGATAAAGCAAAAATATCAATATGTGACAAATTTTCGCCGAATTTTCCCACTATAGACACTAATACAACGTCCATTCTATGCGTTGATCATAATGGCTGTTGTAATTTCACTACAGTGCAAGCTGCAGTTGATGCAGTTGGAAATTTTAGTGCGAAAAGAAGCTTAATATGGATAAACAATGGCATTTATTT TGAAAAAGTAATTATTCCAAAAACAAAACCTAACATCACATTTCAAGGGCAAGGGTATACCACAACAGCTATTGTATGGAATGACACAGCCAATTCTGCAAATGGCACATTTTACAGTGGATCTGTCCAAATTTTCTCTACCAACTTTATTGCCAAGAATATAAGTTTCATG AATGTAGCTCCAATGCCGGGGCCAGGGGCAGTAGGAGCGCAAGCAGTGGCAATTAGGATAGCAGGAGATGAAGCTGCTTTCTGGGGTTGTGGATTTTTCGGAGCTCAGGATACTCTTCATGATGATAGGGGTCGCCATTATTTCAAAGATTGTTATATTCAGGGTTCTATCGACTTTATTTTTGGCAATGGCAAATCATTGTACGAG AACTGCCAGTTGATATCAATAGCAAGTCCAGTAGCAGCAGGAGTGAAGTCGATCAATGGCGCTGTGACAGCACACGGCAGAGCAACCAAAGACGAAAACAGCGGCTTTGCATTCGTGAACTGCACTTTGGGAGGAACTGGTAGGATTTGGTTGGGGCGTGCATGGAGGCCTTACTCCACTGTCGTCTTTGCTAACACTTACATGACTGATATCGTCGCTCCTGAGGGCTGGAATGACTTTAACGACCCTTCAAGAGATCA GACAATCTTTTATGGGGAATACAACTGTTCAGGAGCAGGATCCAGTATGACATTGAGGGCACCATATGTTCAAAGACTAAATGATACACAAGCTCTTCCCTTCCTCAACTCGTCTTTCATTGATGCTAGTCTGTGGCTCCAATCTTTTACCTCTTAA